The stretch of DNA GTAGAGCAAAGTTCGTAGCGGTGGTAAGACGATCAGTAGCAGAGTGTGTGTTGCTGTTTGAGAACATGGCTGGTGGCACAAATGCGGAACTGCGCCAAAGAGTGGAACAGTTGGAAGCACTCGTTGGGCAGGCTCTTGAAATGGGTTCTGATTCTTCTGTTCTTGCGAGAATGGCCCGCCTAGAGGCAGATTATGCAGCGAGGTATGAGACTACGCTGGCAGAAATGGCCTTGGTACGCAAGGATGAAGAAGAACTGCGCGAGGAGGTGGTTCAACTTCGAAGGGCGTTACAAAATAATGCCCCTAGAAACAATGATCGCACCAAAATGAGGATCCCGGAGCCAAAGGCTTATGGCGGTGCAAGAAGTGCCAAAGAACTGGAAAATTTCTTGTGGGATATGGAGCAGTATTTCCTGGCTGCTCGTGTGCCGAATGATGAAAAAGTGACCATCACACCGATGTATTTGACGGATGATGCAAAGGTATGGTGGCGTACACGAGTAGTAGAAGCGGAAAGTGCTGGACTGCCCAAGATTGAAACTTGGGAGACGTTGAAGAAGGAATTAAAATCCCAATTCCTTCCAACAAACTCGTCGTGGGTGGCGAGAGACGGACTGCGCCACTTGAAACAAAGTGGTACGGTAAGGGAGTATGTCAAGGAATTTTCATCCTTGATGCTCAATGTAAGTAACATGGCAGAAGAAGACAAGCTGCATTTCTTCATGAGCGGGTTGAAGGGTTGGGCGCAATTAGAGTTGAGAAGGCAGAATGTTCAAAGCCTCTCTACTGCTATTGCAGCGGCAGATGCGTTGGCTGACCTCAATATAGGTCATGACTCTACTGAATCTTCGCATTCAAAGTCCGACGGAAGAAAGGACAAGGGAAAGGAATGGAAGAAAAGTGGGAAAGGCCAAGCTGTCGAAGACGGGGGTCTTGCCAAGAATGGAAGGCAGACGGAGACTTCCAAAGGCAAGGACAGAGGCGGCAAATTCAGTGGCTGCTTCACTTGTGGGGGACCGCACTTGAAGAGGGACTGTCCGGTGCAGGCTAGGGTAAATGTTATGCTGGCTGCGGAGAGACAGGAACAAGTGGCGGAGGCAAATGCCATTGTGGCAAATGTGAATGCACCTACAGGGGAGTTGTTTGTGAACAACCCCTTGGGGTTGATTCGTTAAGTTGGCTCGACGAGGACGTCGATTTCAAAGGGTGCGGGTGGTTTGTTAGGACCTGATTCTTTGTCATCGGACGTGGCGCGGTTATGGCAAGGATTGAGGCATGATGGCCTTGCCATGGGCCTATGCGGGAGCGGAACGATCATGCGGGACAATGGACGAGAAACATTGTCAAGGGAACAAGTATTGGCCAAAGTCTTGGGACGGGCAAGACAAGTTTGGCAAAGGCTTGTCGAGGCAGTGCGGACAAGTTTGGGGCAGCATGAAGCGGCATGCGCGCCAAAAACAAAGGTACGGACAGTTCGGACTGTGGGGCGCCAAGTACAAGCTAAGCTAAAATGCGGAAGCGCGGAATGATGGCAAAGGGTTTCAATAGCTAAGGCAAAGCTATGTGAGACAAAATACAAGCAATGGCATGGGTGAAACAAGTATTGACAAATACAAGGCAGAAATGCGGCAAAGGCAATGTGCGGGCGGCAAAGAGTGTCGGGCGTGTGCGGCAAAATCATGGGCAGCAGGTTGCGGACAAAGACATTGGCGCGGAGCGATGTCAAAATCAGCCAAGGCTGGGCGCAATGCCAGCCTTGGGCGTGCAATAGCTGACCAACAAAAGGGGCACATGCAGTGCACATGCCGAAGCAGTGGACCGTTGTAGTTTTGTAATGACTTGTATCTATGTCTGTTTAATGCTTGTATGTAATGTCATTTCGTGTTGGAAAAATAGCCTAAGTAGTTGGGGATGTCAACTACAATATTAGGACAGAATTAGCAAAGCTGTGTACAAGGCAGGTTTCAGTGGAAGGTGGGGCCAGTACTCCACCAAAGAGCTGAGTGCTCCAGAAAACAGGGCCAAGTGCTCCACAATGCATGCTGATGAAGGCCATTTCGTGGTTAATGCCCCATTAAGTGGTCAAGGTGCTGATTTAGTGCTTGGAGTGGAACAAGCACTAGAATGAATTGTCCCTTTGTAATATTGTCCCTTCAGATCTGCCAGTGGCAGCACCTATACTTATAAATAGGTGGGAATTTCGTGTGAAATTCAGGAGGAAGTCAGATAGAGAAGAGGGTCTTCATAAGAAGAAGAGTGTCTTCGAAAGGAAGTTCTGTTGTGAGACTTCCAAGTGGGAAACAAGAGagaaacgtgagggtttctaagtgtttcaaACGGGGGCTAAGGCTGGGCATTGGGCAGGTCTTAGTGTGCAAGATCGACTTGTGATCTTTGCTAGACGAAGTGGACTGTGAACGAATTGTGTTCATAGTAAAGTGGGAAACAAGAAAGAAACGTGAGGGTTTCTGAGTGTTTCAGAAGTGGGCTAAGTCTAGGCCTTCGGgcaggtcttagtgtgacaagatCGACTTGTGATCTTGGCTGGTCGAAGTGGGCTATGAACGACTTGTGTTCATAGCAAAGTGAGGGGTCCTTTGTATATTTTCATATTAATACAAAGGTTGGGATTTTCCCGTACTTGTTTGTGTTCTCTTTATGTTGCTATCGAATTTTGCTTAAGGCCGAACTTGTTGGAAAGTTGGCCAAGTGTTGGAAAAGGCTGAGTAACTTGAGTGTCAGGTTGCTGCCACGCAGCGTCAATTAGGCGCGAAAATTTGGCCCAATTTGACCCTGTGACACTTACCATGCAACAACTTCTGCCACCGAGCATAGTATGGGAATGCAAATGAATAAATGTCATGATTGCTAATGCTCAAAGAAGGAGAAACTGtcttcttcaactccttcttCATGTCATTTATAATTCCAAGAGGGAAACTTGGAGCTGGTCCGTCAAATCCATTTGCCCCACTCTTTCTATACATTAGCTTAGGAAAAATCCAACAATATTATATTACTTTCCCTAgcataaaaaaataaagaatgatGGCCATGCTTAACAAGATAAGAACTTGAGAAAACTGGACGAATTCGattctctccctctctctctctctctctgctaTTAAGTTTGGTGAATTATTTATAGAACTTTCCTTTTATGGATTACGGAGAAATTTGATGGGTATTTATAGAAGGGGAAGTTTGAAGAGTCCACAAGAATCTAAGTGTTGTGCGAAGCTAATAATTTCTCCAAAAGTTTTCAAAgtttaaaaaattgaaaaatatttctaacaaagggtgttcaatatctgttatatacctctaaaataTAATATTGTACCCATATACATAGTGTAATTTTTTGACGGAAGGTGATCAAGTGACTGCGGGACCCAtctaataaaaagaaataaaaaagaaagaaaaaatgatgaCAACAAGTTACAATGAAGTGGGCggctaaaacaaaaaaaaaagtttggCAACTTGCAAAGCAAATTGCATATGCAAGCATTTTGATTGGCTGAAAGTTTGGCAAGTTTTGCTATAAATAACAGGTTTCGTTCCTCATTTTAAACACACCAAAAACAAGTGAGAAATATTAGAGCTCTCAGAGTAATCCACAGACTATTttatagtctgtgagaaaatagaGTGGGAGTAATATTGTGGTgagatatttaaaataaagagtgttatttcttttgagtcgtAGTAGCCTTTTGACACTACAAaaattgtaatattatagtggtattaTATTACTCCTCTTGGGTATTGTATTTAACTTGTTAAAATATTTGGTGtcattgttactctcttgtgttattgttatttat from Nicotiana tomentosiformis chromosome 11, ASM39032v3, whole genome shotgun sequence encodes:
- the LOC138901841 gene encoding uncharacterized protein, yielding MAGGTNAELRQRVEQLEALVGQALEMGSDSSVLARMARLEADYAARYETTLAEMALVRKDEEELREEVVQLRRALQNNAPRNNDRTKMRIPEPKAYGGARSAKELENFLWDMEQYFLAARVPNDEKVTITPMYLTDDAKVWWRTRVVEAESAGLPKIETWETLKKELKSQFLPTNSSWVARDGLRHLKQSGTVREYVKEFSSLMLNVSNMAEEDKLHFFMSGLKGWAQLELRRQNVQSLSTAIAAADALADLNIGHDSTESSHSKSDGRKDKGKEWKKSGKGQAVEDGGLAKNGRQTETSKGKDRGGKFSGCFTCGGPHLKRDCPVQARVNVMLAAERQEQVAEANAIVANVNAPTGELFVNNPLGLIR